The Sesamum indicum cultivar Zhongzhi No. 13 linkage group LG6, S_indicum_v1.0, whole genome shotgun sequence genome has a segment encoding these proteins:
- the LOC105164900 gene encoding protein GLUTAMINE DUMPER 5-like: MRTGGALFHSIPVSKTTTAEATATAKATFTPPATIQRSPWHSPVPYLFGGLAAMLGLIAFALLILACSYWKLSGGEEGGQGDVESGAGEKGESNADAKALPVFQEKVLVIMAGDVKPTFLATPMSSRGYSSSTNDETVEGKQTAKEENINQKDETVDENGSAESQVSQQQSH; encoded by the coding sequence ATGAGAACCGGCGGCGCCTTATTCCACTCCATTCCGGTATCAAAAACGACAACCGCCGAAGCCACCGCCACAGCGAAGGCGACGTTCACGCCGCCGGCCACCATCCAACGCTCGCCGTGGCACTCCCCCGTGCCGTACCTCTTCGGCGGCCTGGCGGCGATGCTGGGGCTCATAGCCTTCGCACTCCTCATCCTCGCCTGCTCTTACTGGAAACTCTCCGGCGGAGAGGAGGGCGGGCAGGGAGACGTGGAGAGCGGCGCCGGCGAGAAAGGGGAGAGCAACGCCGATGCGAAGGCTTTGCCGGTTTTCCAAGAGAAGGTTTTGGTAATTATGGCTGGCGACGTAAAGCCAACATTCCTGGCGACTCCGATGTCGAGCAGGGGCTATTCTTCTTCCACCAACGATGAAACGGTGGAAGGCAAACAAACAGCGAAGGAAGAGAACATCAACCAAAAAGATGAAACGGTAGATGAAAATGGATCAGCGGAATCCCAAGTGAGCCAACAGCAAAGCCACTga
- the LOC105164901 gene encoding uncharacterized protein At1g32220, chloroplastic isoform X1: MSRLVHHSKLIFYRISSIATSRNGRFLSTGPDKSSGLNDSAKTDKVEEAETVEVPPPPTEKLLVLGGNGFVGSHICKEALNRGLTVASLSRSGRSSVQESWANSVIWHQGNLFSTDSWKDVLKGVTSIISCVGGFGSNSEMYKINGTANINAIRAASEEGVKRFVYISAADFGVVNYLLNGYYEGKRAAETELLTRYPYGGVILRPGFIHGTRHVGSMKLPLSVIGSPLEMVLQHAKPLIQVPLVGPLLTPPVSVNAVAKVAVRAATDPVFPPGIVDVYGILRYSQQR; the protein is encoded by the exons ATGTCTCGATTGGTTCACCATTCAAAGCTCATCTTCTACAGAATCTC CAGTATAGCCACCTCAAGAAATGGACGGTTTCTTTCCACTGGTCCTGATAAATCTAGTGGCCTTAATGATTCTGCTAAAACCGATAAAGTTGAGGAAGCTGAGACGGTGGAGGTTCCTCCCCCTCCAACAGAGAAG TTGCTTGTACTTGGTGGAAATGGATTTGTTGGTTCCCATATCTGCAAGGAAGCTTTAAATCGTGGTCTGACTGTTGCTAGCCTCAGCAG ATCTGGTAGATCCTCGGTACAAGAATCGTGGGCTAACAGTGTGATCTGGCATCAAG GTAACCTTTTCTCGACCGACTCATGGAAGGACGTGCTCAAGGGAGTGACCTCAATT ATTTCTTGTGTCGGCGGCTTTGGTTCCAACTCAGaaatgtacaaaattaatgGAACTGCAAATATTAATGCTATTAGAGCTGCTTCGGAAGAAG GAGTCAAGAGATTTGTATATATCTCTGCTGCTGACTTCGGTGTAGTAAATTATCTTCTAAATGGGTATTATGAGGGAAAG AGAGCTGCTGAGACCGAGTTACTCACCAGGTATCCTTATGGAG GAGTGATTCTGAGGCCTGGATTTATACACGGGACTCGCCATGTTGGGAGCATGAAGTTGCCACTTAGTGTGATTGGTTCTCCTTTGGAAATG GTACTCCAGCATGCTAAACCACTGATCCAGGTTCCCCTGGTTGGACCTCTATTGACCCCTCCAGTTAGTGTCAATGCTGTGGCCAAGGTTGCTGTAAGAGCAGCAACTGATCCGGTCTTCCCTCCAGGAATTGTCGATGTGTACGGAATTTTACGGTATAGTCAGCAAAGATAA
- the LOC105164901 gene encoding uncharacterized protein At1g32220, chloroplastic isoform X2 — protein sequence MSRLVHHSKLIFYRISIATSRNGRFLSTGPDKSSGLNDSAKTDKVEEAETVEVPPPPTEKLLVLGGNGFVGSHICKEALNRGLTVASLSRSGRSSVQESWANSVIWHQGNLFSTDSWKDVLKGVTSIISCVGGFGSNSEMYKINGTANINAIRAASEEGVKRFVYISAADFGVVNYLLNGYYEGKRAAETELLTRYPYGGVILRPGFIHGTRHVGSMKLPLSVIGSPLEMVLQHAKPLIQVPLVGPLLTPPVSVNAVAKVAVRAATDPVFPPGIVDVYGILRYSQQR from the exons ATGTCTCGATTGGTTCACCATTCAAAGCTCATCTTCTACAGAATCTC TATAGCCACCTCAAGAAATGGACGGTTTCTTTCCACTGGTCCTGATAAATCTAGTGGCCTTAATGATTCTGCTAAAACCGATAAAGTTGAGGAAGCTGAGACGGTGGAGGTTCCTCCCCCTCCAACAGAGAAG TTGCTTGTACTTGGTGGAAATGGATTTGTTGGTTCCCATATCTGCAAGGAAGCTTTAAATCGTGGTCTGACTGTTGCTAGCCTCAGCAG ATCTGGTAGATCCTCGGTACAAGAATCGTGGGCTAACAGTGTGATCTGGCATCAAG GTAACCTTTTCTCGACCGACTCATGGAAGGACGTGCTCAAGGGAGTGACCTCAATT ATTTCTTGTGTCGGCGGCTTTGGTTCCAACTCAGaaatgtacaaaattaatgGAACTGCAAATATTAATGCTATTAGAGCTGCTTCGGAAGAAG GAGTCAAGAGATTTGTATATATCTCTGCTGCTGACTTCGGTGTAGTAAATTATCTTCTAAATGGGTATTATGAGGGAAAG AGAGCTGCTGAGACCGAGTTACTCACCAGGTATCCTTATGGAG GAGTGATTCTGAGGCCTGGATTTATACACGGGACTCGCCATGTTGGGAGCATGAAGTTGCCACTTAGTGTGATTGGTTCTCCTTTGGAAATG GTACTCCAGCATGCTAAACCACTGATCCAGGTTCCCCTGGTTGGACCTCTATTGACCCCTCCAGTTAGTGTCAATGCTGTGGCCAAGGTTGCTGTAAGAGCAGCAACTGATCCGGTCTTCCCTCCAGGAATTGTCGATGTGTACGGAATTTTACGGTATAGTCAGCAAAGATAA
- the LOC105164902 gene encoding transcription initiation factor TFIID subunit 10, with protein MNGQSSQQQPKDGRHDDDAALTEFLASLMDYTPTIPDELVEHYLAKSGFQCPDVRLTRLVAVATQKFIADVATDALQQCKARQSAVIKDKRDKQQKDKRLILTMEDLSKALREYGVNVKHQEYFADSPSAGLDAASREE; from the exons ATGAACGGTCAATCTAGCCAGCAGCAACCTAAGGACGGTCGCCACGACGACGACGCTGCACTTACCGAATTCCTTGCGTCTTTAATGGACTACACTCCCACC ATACCGGATGAATTGGTGGAGCATTACTTGGCGAAAAGTGGATTCCAGTGTCCTGATGTCCGATT GACAAGGCTGGTAGCAGTTGCTACTCAGAAATTTATTGCAGACGTCGCAACTGATGCTCTTCA ACAATGCAAGGCAAGGCAGTCGGCTGTGATCAAGGACAAAAGAGATAAACAACAAAAG GATAAGCGTCTGATCTTGACAATGGAGGATCTTTCAAAGGCTCTACGGGAG TACGGtgtgaatgtcaaacatcaagAATACTTCGCTGACAGCCCATCTGCTGGTTTAGATGCTGCCTCAAGAGAAGAGTGA